A stretch of the Flavobacterium aquiphilum genome encodes the following:
- a CDS encoding alpha-glucuronidase family glycosyl hydrolase: MYFLLILTVFMFSLNVSGQQDYKLWLRYDKIENKELLSGYSSKIKGIAALGNSKTIQLATEELQQGLSGLLGMKIEIQQNQNAQSILVFGSKSSLDEATQQKLKKEFEQINNEGYIIKTIGSKENEQIVITAKTDVGVLYGVFYFLRLIQTNKSITNINIVDSPKINIRMLNHWDNLNGTVERGYAGSSLWNWQKLPDFIDQRYIDYARANASIGINGTVLNNVNANAIILTPQYLEKVEALANTFRPYGIKVYLTARFSAPIEIGKLKTADPYDADVINWWKEKVKEIYKRIPDFGGFLVKANSEGQPGPQNYGRNHVDGANMLADALAPFGGIVMWRAFVYSEHDVDDRAKQAYSEFVPYEGKFRDNVIVQVKNGAIDFQPREPFHPMFGAMPKTPLMMEFQITQEYLGFSSHLVFLPKLFQEVLESDTYCKGKGSTVAKIIDGSLENHKISGIAGVANIGSDLNWTGHPFAQANWYGYGRLAWNPYLDSGLIAEDWLRSTFSNDKNFVEPIKQMMLNSREAVVNYMTPLGLHHIMDTGHHYGPGPWVSNLSRPEWNPVYYHKADKNGIGFDRSKSGSNATGQYASEVGKMFDDVTTCPEKELLWFHHLPWDYKLSNGQTLWNGMALKYQEGVDEVKTMASTWDKMGKYVDEQRFNEVKMLLGIQYKEARWWRDACLLYFQQFSGKELPQGVEKPTQTLEYFQSLKFPFAPGNN, encoded by the coding sequence ATGTATTTTCTGTTAATACTGACTGTTTTCATGTTTTCCTTGAATGTATCAGGACAGCAGGATTACAAGTTATGGCTTCGATATGATAAAATAGAAAATAAGGAATTGCTCTCGGGGTATTCATCAAAAATAAAAGGAATTGCCGCTTTGGGAAATTCCAAAACAATTCAGCTTGCTACAGAAGAATTACAGCAAGGACTTTCCGGTTTATTGGGAATGAAAATTGAAATTCAGCAAAATCAAAATGCTCAAAGTATTCTGGTTTTTGGTTCCAAATCTTCTCTAGATGAAGCTACTCAGCAAAAACTAAAAAAAGAGTTTGAGCAAATCAATAACGAAGGCTACATCATAAAAACAATTGGCTCCAAAGAAAATGAGCAAATTGTAATTACTGCAAAAACCGATGTTGGTGTTTTATATGGTGTTTTTTATTTTTTAAGACTTATCCAAACCAATAAATCTATTACAAATATAAATATTGTTGATTCTCCCAAAATAAATATCCGAATGCTGAATCATTGGGATAATTTGAATGGAACAGTTGAGCGCGGTTACGCAGGTTCGTCGCTTTGGAACTGGCAAAAATTACCTGATTTTATAGATCAGCGTTATATCGATTACGCTCGGGCAAATGCTTCGATTGGAATCAACGGAACGGTTTTGAATAATGTAAATGCCAATGCCATAATATTGACACCACAATATCTGGAAAAAGTGGAAGCATTAGCGAATACTTTCAGACCTTATGGAATCAAGGTGTATTTGACCGCGAGATTTTCTGCTCCAATTGAAATTGGAAAATTAAAAACAGCCGATCCTTATGATGCTGATGTAATTAATTGGTGGAAAGAAAAGGTTAAAGAAATCTACAAAAGAATTCCTGATTTTGGTGGATTTCTTGTAAAAGCAAATTCAGAAGGACAGCCTGGACCACAAAATTATGGCAGAAACCACGTTGATGGTGCGAATATGCTGGCCGATGCGTTGGCTCCTTTCGGCGGAATAGTGATGTGGAGGGCTTTTGTGTATTCGGAGCATGATGTCGATGACAGAGCAAAACAAGCGTATAGCGAATTTGTTCCTTATGAAGGGAAATTCAGGGATAATGTTATTGTTCAGGTGAAAAATGGTGCTATCGATTTTCAGCCCAGAGAACCTTTCCACCCGATGTTTGGGGCAATGCCAAAAACACCTTTAATGATGGAATTTCAGATTACCCAGGAATATTTAGGTTTTAGCAGTCATTTGGTTTTTCTGCCAAAACTCTTTCAGGAAGTTTTGGAATCAGATACCTATTGTAAAGGAAAAGGTTCTACAGTTGCGAAAATAATTGATGGTTCATTGGAAAACCATAAAATATCTGGAATTGCTGGAGTTGCCAATATCGGCAGTGATTTGAATTGGACGGGACATCCATTTGCGCAGGCAAATTGGTACGGCTATGGAAGGTTGGCTTGGAATCCTTATTTGGATTCGGGTTTGATCGCCGAAGATTGGTTGCGTTCGACTTTTTCAAACGATAAAAATTTTGTTGAACCTATAAAGCAAATGATGCTGAATTCCAGAGAAGCGGTAGTGAATTACATGACACCGTTAGGATTACATCATATTATGGACACAGGGCATCATTATGGGCCTGGACCTTGGGTAAGTAACTTATCTCGCCCTGAATGGAATCCGGTTTATTACCACAAAGCAGATAAAAACGGAATCGGTTTTGACCGTTCCAAATCAGGAAGTAATGCAACTGGTCAATACGCATCTGAAGTAGGTAAAATGTTTGATGATGTTACTACTTGCCCTGAGAAGGAGCTATTGTGGTTTCATCATTTGCCTTGGGATTATAAATTAAGTAATGGACAAACGCTTTGGAACGGAATGGCATTGAAATATCAAGAGGGAGTTGATGAGGTAAAAACAATGGCTTCCACTTGGGATAAAATGGGGAAATATGTTGATGAACAACGATTCAATGAAGTGAAAATGTTATTGGGTATTCAATACAAAGAAGCCAGATGGTGGAGGGATGCTTGTTTGTTGTACTTCCAACAATTTTCAGGGAAAGAATTACCGCAGGGAGTTGAAAAACCAACACAGACATTGGAGTATTTTCAGTCATTGAAATTTCCATTTGCACCAGGGAATAATTAA